The window AATGACTTCTTCAATCTGAATTGCACCACTGAACTTCAGGATATGGGGACAATCAAGGTGATCCACCAGCAAACAAATCCACCTTTGATCAGTGCCGCTCAGTCCacttcatctctgtctctttcgTTTGAGTCTGATGACGGTGCTTCGTTGGCATCAAATGACACAATAATCCTCTCATCCCCTGAGTCTGTGTCATCTCGAACACAACAGTGGCCAGAGGACTTTGCAATTCCCCAATTTTCATATGACACAGAGCTACAGCTAGAGAGGGGTAAAACTGTGTAAACTCCCTGAAATCTAAAGCTACTACAGATGCTTTCCCTGCTAAAAAAGTGAAGAAGCCAAAATGGTCTGAAGTTAACTTTTATCCATCCTTGCCTACTGGTGAGACTCTGGACAGCCTGGAAAAAGTGAGACTAGAACTTTTGACAGAGATCGGGATAAGGAACAACGAAAGGGTCATCGCAGACAAAATGGCTAACACGTTTGCCTACAGATGACATGAGGTGGTAAACCAAGAACCAAGCATTCAGGACTTCAAGGACAGATGGCCTGCACTCTTCACACAGAAAGAAGTAAGAATGGAACTGAAGTGATCAAAGTCTGTATGCTTCAGGATTTATAACAGTGAGCTTTCATGAATTGGTCATAATTTGATGTGGTTGAGATCGTATAACACTGAACTTAAAGacagaatttacatttttaatttccacATGTTATACTTTTGGGGGTATTGACATTTTGGCAGGTATGCTTCAGTGGTTACTTTGTGTGTTCTGAGTTTGTATACAGGATGAGActagttgcattttttttccataatacAATATCTactgtcatttgttttgtttttagattaATACAGAGTTCAAGAGGCTCATGGCTGTTCCTCTTGAGGAGAAGTTCATGGCCCAGTTAGACATGCACTCAAGTCAGCTGTTCAAAGTCATCCATGCCAAAGGAGGAGCAACACGCCAAAAGACTGTGGACATCATGGACACTTGGGACAAGGTAAATCTGTACCATCAAACGAGACCCTTCATAACTAAGAGGGCTGTCACAATATATATGTATCCttcataaatacattaatatggGCAGGCCAATGCTGATCATGGCTTTCATATGCATGAATGTTTTTAGCGACTCAAAAACTACACCACTGAGCTCAtccctttttctttctataATGAATCTCTGGGCTTGTAAATGACtatctgtttttaaataaagtaagtGTAAGAGTTAAGCTATAAGAGTAAGGATGTCTGTCTTATGAGATTTAgaacaataaaatgaatcaaCGTTTGTTGTTCTAGACTGGACATTAATCTATGGAGGGCATGTGTGCTTAAAGCCCTCACCATCTTCCTGGGAGAAGATGCAGATGACCTGATCAAGGAATATCTTGTAAGTTTCAACAGTTATTTGCATGTCAGCACATCTTGTCAAAAGGACACAAAATATCCTAGATTTAGTGTACTATAAAAGAGAGATTTTCTCAACTGTTAGAACAACCATAACACCTGAACCATGGTTGGATTGCTGACATGTTGTATTTATTATCATGGCCATATTGGACATAATGCAATTCCCAGCAACAATACACAACATAATGGATcgaatatttttttaagtaagaaGGATTTGCCTGGCTTAGTTGATTATACAAGTTCAAAGGAATAGTTTTGggaaacattttgggaaatctTATCTTTCTTGCTTACAGTTAGATGGTCAGATTGATACACCTCTCTCTGCTGGTTGTGGTGTGTGATGAcacccagccaagaaatagcCCAGCACATAACACATATTGGTACATCACCCAAAAATGTCATCACAGTAAGAAGTGAGGCAAGtgatgatttgtgtttgtgtcctgtaCCCCTCTGTAGGACTCTGGAGCAGATGATGCTCAGAGGGACCTGGAGCAGCTCACCATAGCAGTGTTTGTCATTCGGAAGGAGGGGGAAGGACTGCAGGAGCCACCTGAAGACATTGGCATCGTCATTGAGGGCATGGAAGTGTTGCATGAACTGCCTTCGGTTGCCTCAGCTTGTGCCCTGCTTCTAAGTTTGATTTATGCGCTCAACCTAGCTTACCCAAAACCCCTTCGCTTCACTTTTGAAGTGCTCCAAAAAATAGTCATGCAGCTTGATCAGCACAAGATGTCCCCCAAAGTCCATAATCTGTATAGCAAACTTCAGAGCTTGCAGTAACGACGCACTACGATGTATTCCTCCTCTGGAACAACAAATGGCCGAGTGCGATATTGTGCTTTTACAGATTTTGTAATGGGTTTGGCAgaagtttgttgttttctccagACATATTTCCTTCCGTTTGTAGGGAAAGGTTGCATTTCAGTTTTGATGTGTTCAGTTACACAACAAACAGTTGTGACAGTGTGTAGAAGTGTAATTTAAAACTCTAAAAAAGTCTTCATATTTTTTCATCCCCATTGTTCAGTTACAATGTTCAGATGCATAATATTCATTGGCTATAGCTGGTTAAAGAGGTTTCTGTATACTCTTGGCCCTTTTTCATAGTTGTGATAACACTGTATGTGTTGAGATTGTTAGGCATATTTGTATAATACTTTGTTGCACTATTTTGCACTTTGCTGACAAAATAACTTTGCGGTCCTACTAACAGTTACTTATGcattttgtgcatatgtgttttaaacaaatgtgtaatgtgttggCCCAAAAGCTGTGTTGGTGGCGATAAAGTTAATGGTTCTTTACATTTATAcaataaagtattaaaaaacCCATCAgattttgagggtttttttcatattttcagtcaacttaaaattgtaattttagTTATattaaacaaaccaaaattTCATTTTAAGGTTAGTACAAAAAGTAATTTTCATGAAACCGTAGTATTAGGTTAGAAAGGAGCAGTTGCTATATGTTCTATATATCGGAGTTATCTCAAATACGTTCTTTGATGTGAtttgtcacaccgcggtgaggttgtctcgtcttgggttattgtctggtcatttcctgttttattttgaaaatctaactctcctctcgtttcagatcacttgcccttcctcttgtgtcacctgcccgtctcccctgattcctgattgtgtccacctgtgtcccatttccctcatgtgttaaaagtctgcgttcccctttgtcttgtgccaaagtgtctcgTTCCATGTCCGACCACAGAAGCCTACCATAGTCCTGAATCAAGCCAAAGCGTTTtcgtgagtttttgttgtttcctcgtgagagtgattttctgttaaattttcaTAGTCGTTAGGTTTGTTCTTTTGTCAGCCTCCTTcgtgagtgattttctgttcattgtgtttatggttaatgttttgaagcctttttatttcctccttgtgagtgattttgattttgataaattTTGTACTTTGAGTTCCTccttaagagtgattttgatttagaTAGATTTTGTACTTCGAGTTCCTCCTTAAGAGCGATTTTGATTTAGATAGCCAGTTTTTCCTCCCTTGGAGTGAGTTTTTGTTCTAGCCTAGTTTTTCCCTCCCGATAGACTCTCTTTGAGTAATTTTCATAGCAATATTGTTTTGAAATCACTCTCTCGAGAGCCTTgtctaaaaacaataaaaatcgctcactgacacctcagcaaTTGAGTCCTGTATTGAGTCTCGGCCTGACAtgattaaattaagtttttgactTGCCTTGCCGTGTTTATACAGttgttatatttaatattattgttattgtctgtttttggcCTGCATTCTCTTTGTGTACCTGGCCATAcaactaataataaaaaagaacaaatgatttaaatcttcgtatttgtttttcaaatacaGCAGTAAATAATTATGACatggggaggggaggggtgggggtggcgGGGTGGTGGGTTTATTTAGCTTTGGCTGGGTTGTGGGGATTTGGAGCTCTTCTGGGACAATTATGGCTGTATTTTGGAAGGCCACAATTAGTTTTGGGTGAGTTTTGGCATccttttggtttgattttggCTTGCCTATTTTGGGCCATTTAGCCTGGCCATAATCTTGCCAAAATGACCAGCCAGATTTGGGCCAAAATGATGCCAAAAGGTTTTTGCTATCTGGGTATTTTACTTTTGGGTTATGCAAATTATTGAGTTGGAGTTAATCTTGAGTGTTTAcagtaatgttaatgttttaataTTCATATACCAGGTATTTCAGCTAGTTGGCGCTGTCCAAGCAATTTTTAGCTCATAAGTTGAggaaagagggaagaaaaagtgaagaaaGCAGAGATcgatctttgaacagaggaggtggcctacggCATTTCTTATCatccacctacaatgcagtactgagttccctccccaggcagcttaacaaccattcacacctgagctcacctagccttagcaacccacatgaaggccggttggatcaacgacccacaagtggccctaaagactctgaaactcagagctcacacgtgtccttaaagactctgtaaggacactcccacacagagtttaaaagcctgcaactcccctccagttagttagaagtgaagaagcctcttggatgagaggtgaaacgtcttcaacaaactgaaacaagtccagttgcctacaatacagcacttaggaCGTCCAAGTGGTCCACTAGCCATATGTTTAATTATTGAACCTGTGTTGCACGTATACAGACGTCTATAAGGGTTACTAGTCAGACATCCAAATATTAAGCCTGTCTGAACGTCCTTGAGACGTACAAAAGTGGGCCTGGACTAACGGATGTTAAAAAGACATGATCTGAACCAAATTGAAGAGTATTCATAAATAGGACAGGTCTTCTGTAGACCTATCTAAAAATATGAGACACTAaatgtaagaaagaaaaaaaaaggcttgtgGCCTCAATTCAATTTGTACTTCTTTGGAGGTCTCCACTGTTGGAGTGACAGAAACAGGTGACGTGTGTGAGCGTCTATTTATGCACCTTCACGTGTGCGCGTGACCGCGGCAGGCGTTGTTCACCGCCAATCAGACCGCGAAATAGGGTTGCGTCAAGTCACCCAAGTGAGAAACGAAGAATTATCATCActccttcagaataaaagtgcTAAGTAAATTTGGAAATTACAGCCTGTCCACCTGATCAGATTATAGGCTATATGAAATCAAACCACCATTAATAAGTAGACAAATAGTGGCCTGCACTATAAGAAACGATCCAAGTGCGTCTCTCTCTTAGCAGAGCTGTGCGCAATTACAGCttaactttattgattatttaaaactctgACAAGTTTTAGTTCTGTGttataatttaaatttaaatcctCGATGGGCGGGACTAAGACGTCAGGAGAGGAGGCAAGTGAGGGGAACGTGGATGGTTTAAGTGAAATGAGAAGTACCCACAGTCATCTCGTCAACTCCGCAAATGCGTTATCCGCGAGGAAAATATACCACTGATAGACAGCCctaaagacaacaaaaatacaatcaaTTTGCTTATCTCTATAACCTTTAAGCTATACCTATAACCTTTACTCctacatatttctgtatcatgatgtgaatatatattttttctggCTTAGACGATTCAAGCAACGTTTCAATAAAGTAACTGCTTAACACATTCATAATAAGTTCTACAACGCCACGCCCATATCGCAATGAATTGTTCACTCTCTGGAAGTCTAAAGCGAGTCCGCTTGAGAGCCCTTGTGGGCCGGATAAATTGTGGGTTTGGACGGCCCTCAAGACTCGCGGACTTCCCGCGAACGCGCCCACAAAGTCCGaacatttggatgcagcctcAGTAACACAGCAAGGGCTTTGTTTTGAAAATCGTTGGCGGAAATGGTATTGTTTACTCTGTCGTGCTTGACGCCGCTGATGAACACATAGCGGAGTCCTTTCAGACAGATGTCTCAATGAGTGAGAACATGAtcagaaagaggaaggagagcgTCGCTGCTGGACATAGACAGTTTGTAATGGACTAACCTTGTTGGCGAAGGTaagtttcctttccttttcagTGTTGAACACACCGTGATAACAGCtgtcaaaatgacatttaacGTTATAGGCAGCTACAATAAATTTGcctgaatgaaataaatactgtCAACCACTAGTCAGTGCCATGTTGGCTAACGTTGCGTTTCATTAACGTTATATTATATGCAGGCCCTGTCAGCCACACTGGGCCAAATAAAACCAGTTTaacttttatgatttttcaACACTTGTTGGCATCATAGCCGCGAGTCCAGTCTGGTCCGGTCTAGTATAGGACTTGGAGAAAAGTACGCGccagactccatttaaaaaacttgCAAATAAACGCGACTGACTCTCCTCGGATATAACGCTAGATTTACCTGTCATATCGAAAAAAGTATAGATATTTCTTTCATGCCATTGGTTGCTCTGCAATTCGGGTCAAATCTTATACACAGAGTTACTGTGAATTTCATTTAAATGGCTACTTTGACAATTCACGTGTGTACAGTATCCTCACTCTCCCTCAACAGTTCTCAGTGGACGGGACGGGAGCAGTCGCTGTAAACCAATTACAAAACTCATGATTTTATTGCAAGTGAATGCATTTACGAGGGCCATATGTATGCCGAATATACTATAACATCTGTATGATTTGTTACAACTGAGGGATTATATTTTACGATTCTTGTGTATCGTTAATGAGCAAGGTTTTATTATATTCAGATTTTTAGAATTGAAGTTCGCCGTGTCCTTTGAGCATGCGAGAAGGCGATGTTGCCGAGCAACGCCTTTTTTGTTATATCTCCATGTCAGTCTGCTCCGTTGTTAAAAAAATAGCCCTCCTCTGATCTGCCCGTCACTGAGCACTGGATGATGGTTGAATCTGGGATTTGGTTATAATTCAAAACCCCTCATCCTGTTTACAGATTCACGTAGTGAATAGGAATTAGCATATGAATTCCGTTGGCTGCTGTGGTGCAAATGGGCTGCTATCCACCCTACGGTGTTATTTCTCATTCATCTCTCAGTGCCAGGATAATGTGAGGATGTGTAGTCCAAAGGGAAGGATATTCACTTGTTGGGTGTGGTAAAGCAAAAGAGTGCtgggtgtttgtgtgctttGAGTCATTATGCATACGGTCTTGACCCACCCCCTTTTCTCCCCAGGCTCCCGCTGCAGTCCCTGTGGAGTGAGCGAATATTATTTGGTGACAATTCTTCCTGCTCTTTATACCAAGATGGGGAACGGATTATCAGATCATCACTTGCACTTCCCATTCCTGCCGCCCTTACAGGCGCTCCACATTGTCATTCTAGGACTGGACTGTGCAGGGAAGACCACTGTTCTCTACCGCCTGCGTTTCAATGAGTTTGTGAACACTGTCCCAACTAAAGGTTTCAACACGGAGAAGATCAAAGTGTCGCTCTCAGGTAGCCGGCGGTATGCATCCTTCCATTTCTGGGATGTAGGAGGTCAGGAGAAGCTGCGGCCTCTGTGGCGCTCATACACACGTTGTGCTGATGGCATTGTGTTCGTAGTGGACTCAGTGGATGCTGAGCGCATCGAGGAAGCCAAAACAGAGCTGCACAAGATCACGCGGCTGGCAGAGAACCAGGGCGTGCCAGTTCTGGTGGTGGCTAACAAACAGGACCTGAGGAATTCCCTCAGTTTGGCTGAGATGGAGAGCATGTTGGCTCTGGGAGAGCTGAGCACAGCCACACCCTGGCACCTTCAGCCTGCTTGTGCTATCATCGGAGAGGGACTACAGGAAGGTCTGGAGAAGCTGCACGCCATGATTatgaagaggagaaagatgCTGCggcaacagaagaagaagagatgatgTGCTGTACCAGTGGGAAATATAATATGTGAGCTTGATCTTAAGCTTCACAAGAACTACTGTAAGCAGCGTATAGTCTGCTGGTCCATTGTGACAGGTCATTTGGCTGTCATTCGAAGTCTCATTGGCTGAGTTTGTCCATTGAGTGGAAC is drawn from Pagrus major chromosome 3, Pma_NU_1.0 and contains these coding sequences:
- the LOC140993996 gene encoding ADP-ribosylation factor-like protein 4A codes for the protein MGNGLSDHHLHFPFLPPLQALHIVILGLDCAGKTTVLYRLRFNEFVNTVPTKGFNTEKIKVSLSGSRRYASFHFWDVGGQEKLRPLWRSYTRCADGIVFVVDSVDAERIEEAKTELHKITRLAENQGVPVLVVANKQDLRNSLSLAEMESMLALGELSTATPWHLQPACAIIGEGLQEGLEKLHAMIMKRRKMLRQQKKKR